From Malaya genurostris strain Urasoe2022 chromosome 2, Malgen_1.1, whole genome shotgun sequence:
TGTTGTTAAAATTAAATATTGATTTTCGTTTCTACTTTCACCCTAGATTTCCAAGACATCCACGTGATGATCTTCATCGGTTTTGCATTCCTGATGACGTTCCTCAAGCGGTACGGTTTCAGTGCTTCCGGATTGAACCTGCTGGTGGGAGCACTCGTGATCCAGTGGGCCATCATCATGCGCGGATGCTACGAAATGGAACACGGCAAAATTCCTCTATCATTGGATAACTTGATCGGAGCGGATATTGCCGCAGCAGCAGTACTGATCAGTATGGGAGCACTGTTGGGTCGTACCACACCGATGCAACTGATGATAATGGGCATCATCGAGATTGCCATCTTTGCAGCCAACGAGTTCCTCCAGTTGGAGCTGATGAAAATCAGTGACGTTGGTGGTTCGATTACGGTGCATGCTTTCGGAGCGTACTTCGGGTTGGCGGTTAGTTTCATCATGAGACCCCAGAAGGAAGATGCCAAGCCCGGTCCGATGGAGGGTTCTTCGTACAGTTCGGATATTACTGCCATGATTGGAACGATCTTTCTTTGGATCTTCTGGCCTAGCTTCAATTCGGCCCTAGTCGATGGAGCCGATCAGGAACGAGCAATCATCAACACTTATCTCTCGCTAGCTGGATGCACAGTGACTGCCTTTGTGGTATCGGCTTTGGTGTCCCACGAGAAGAAGTTCGACATGGTCCATGTCCAGAATTCCACGTTGGCTGGTGGAGTCGCGGTGGGATCGATCTGTAATCTGGTAATACATCCATTCGGAGCACTACTAGTGGGTGTTATTGCAGGAGCCATTTCTGTTTTAGGGTACCGATTTGTGACCGTAAGTTTTATGGCCGTCTTGTTAcctgaaataataataacattatCCCCGCAGCCAGCAATGCTGTCAAATCTTCGAATAGCGGATACCTGCGGAGTAAACAACTTGCACGGAATGCCGGCACTTCTCTCCGCTGTATTCTCCGCTATCTATGCATCTCTGGCAACGTTCGAAACATACGGAAGCTCTCTAACCACCATCTTTCCTGCTATGGAACCACTCACTCCGATAACGAATTCAACCGTCGCAAATGAAACTGTGATCGAAACTCACGAATACATTATTGGGGTATGAGCAGAataacttgtttcaaaactATATGCTAGAATGTTTTTTTGCAGGGCTTTGGTCGAACTGCACCCAAACAAGGTGCTTACCAACTGTTGGGGATTTTGCTGACCCTACTGATCGCCATAGTTGGTGGATTATTCACTGGTAAATACTTCTTCAAAGTAACAATCTTATTGAACTAATATCACTATTCATGCTACTAACAACTACAACTCAAAAGGCTTTACTATACGACATCGCTTTTTCGGAGGTATCATGCCACCGAAAGAACATTTCCTGGATGATGCCTGGTGGACAGTGGAATCACTGGAAACCACCGTCGAAGTTGTTACTCCCTCACCTCGCCTGACAACATCTTTACCCATGTCCAACTCACAGGTTCCTTTTATCATTCTGAAGGCGGATATAATTTTCAAAAGGGCAAAGCAAAAATATCGGAAGTAATACGCAATTGGAAGTAGTTttggataaaaaaaaagaaaacagtttTTGTCGTTcacattgtttttatttatgttCTGCTTTTTAAACTACATGTATTGTATAAAGGAAAAGTATTTAACAATGACTCAAAAAATCAATAGTCTTCTAATTTTTACcacatttgcaaaacacttcaccTCTCAGTTATATGTTGTCCTACAAAACAATCCAACGGATGTTATACTGATAAACGAATTTTTTTCTCGTAACCGTAGGCTTAGTGCTAAAATCACCGACAGTACGTCAACTGGAAACTGAAGAACTTCACAAGGATGATATCTACTGGGAAACACCGGCGGAATCCGTTACATGTTCTAGTTAATAATTTGCAGTGTGCTACCGATAATAGCAGAAGCTGCAACTTACATTCATAAGAAAATTCAAGTCATAGAATAGAGAGAGTTGTTTTCATGGTTAAgtcaacaaaaaatatataataaaaacagtTGATGACAATTAACTTTGTTCATCGTTAGAATATACTTATCaacttgttttatttttcgaaacGTTATGACAACAAAAACTGAACAACGTAATTTCATTGAATATAATAGAAATTATGGTTACACTTTTTCGTTATCGTCACTATTCACATATTGTTGAAGAACATTTGGTTCATAGATCGCATCATTGTCAAATCTTTTGTCAATGCTGAAATCACCAGATGCGTCGTTATGGAATTGGACTTGTGAACATTGGTTTAAACGATTTAAAAGTAAAGCTCAAcaaattgaagatgccgaaaccTATTTTGCAGCACGATAACACGCCCGGAAACACCACAAAAGTGGTTAAAAACGTCATCTCTGAACTCAGATGGGAAGTTATGCACCACCCGCCATACTCTCCAGACTTGGCCCCTTCCGTTTCAATCAATGTTTCACGCGTTTGTAGATCAGCACTTCACTAGTTATGAAGATGTGGGAAAATGACTTCATGACTGGATCACTTCAAAAGATGAACAGTTCTTTCGACGTGGTATTCGTAAGTTGGTGAAAAGATGGTAAACATACATCGGCCTCGAGGGCAACAACTTTGAAGTAAGTATATTATTACCTACTATCCCGCATTATTAACTGACACACCTGATAAAAGTGATTCTAGAAAAGCGCTGTAGCGAAAAACATATACATCTTCCCGTCATTGTAGCTTGTAGCT
This genomic window contains:
- the LOC131431635 gene encoding ammonium transporter Rh type A isoform X2, which gives rise to MHTPGSSVSGYMLLLLVQLVFIIVFGFFTDYSESVLPKNETKPAEDGPIVEKILPKYPHFQDIHVMIFIGFAFLMTFLKRYGFSASGLNLLVGALVIQWAIIMRGCYEMEHGKIPLSLDNLIGADIAAAAVLISMGALLGRTTPMQLMIMGIIEIAIFAANEFLQLELMKISDVGGSITVHAFGAYFGLAVSFIMRPQKEDAKPGPMEGSSYSSDITAMIGTIFLWIFWPSFNSALVDGADQERAIINTYLSLAGCTVTAFVVSALVSHEKKFDMVHVQNSTLAGGVAVGSICNLVIHPFGALLVGVIAGAISVLGYRFVTPAMLSNLRIADTCGVNNLHGMPALLSAVFSAIYASLATFETYGSSLTTIFPAMEPLTPITNSTVANETVIETHEYIIGGFGRTAPKQGAYQLLGILLTLLIAIVGGLFTGFTIRHRFFGGIMPPKEHFLDDAWWTVESLETTVEVVTPSPRLTTSLPMSNSQVPFIILKADIIFKRAKQKYRK
- the LOC131431635 gene encoding ammonium transporter Rh type A isoform X1 codes for the protein MHTPGSSVSGYMLLLLVQLVFIIVFGFFTDYSESVLPKNETKPAEDGPIVEKILPKYPHFQDIHVMIFIGFAFLMTFLKRYGFSASGLNLLVGALVIQWAIIMRGCYEMEHGKIPLSLDNLIGADIAAAAVLISMGALLGRTTPMQLMIMGIIEIAIFAANEFLQLELMKISDVGGSITVHAFGAYFGLAVSFIMRPQKEDAKPGPMEGSSYSSDITAMIGTIFLWIFWPSFNSALVDGADQERAIINTYLSLAGCTVTAFVVSALVSHEKKFDMVHVQNSTLAGGVAVGSICNLVIHPFGALLVGVIAGAISVLGYRFVTPAMLSNLRIADTCGVNNLHGMPALLSAVFSAIYASLATFETYGSSLTTIFPAMEPLTPITNSTVANETVIETHEYIIGGFGRTAPKQGAYQLLGILLTLLIAIVGGLFTGLVLKSPTVRQLETEELHKDDIYWETPAESVTCSS